A window of Ignavibacteriales bacterium contains these coding sequences:
- a CDS encoding ATP-binding protein, producing the protein MENQLLITLSRNKLLKNADISKIDLRNVRGQLITIGEGEILYREGDIAEIIYLVISGEINVLKKRLLGKTKSYLFSENDFFGHEEFFEETSRTSTAVALRDSYIISLTREEVDLLIQQDDEILINLREPVAEIDEEEISARTGNIQTRQVQEIEEPTWAPPLKDNFIPIKESKHFEEQSAEEISHLSIDHLNTPSDENINSIVKDEIPEEDSAPKTLFFDESSSLNEDGIPKAEFELPDLPLKPEETKKSDDGLNDALFRILSGTHETFYEPEKKKDQPQIEETDEAFLSSLGVNEEPETKKKTFDEEIIPSKDLSAHKRESAEKVNFTNGNLDFFPEVIDKETMKDTSEAEKITETSSEPVHQKTKQLVNKNSEVQIEQVMNTDELQMIIKAAELVNSNIRVDEVLKNIIDVATDLTGADRGTLYLVDKEKNELWSLITMGDEMREIRLKIGDGLAGFVAKSGETVNIKDVQKDFRFRGDIDRASGYTTRNMICFPIKNNKSQIIGVLQLLNSSKGEFNKRDEEFLAALSIHSAIALQNAELVEKLLQTERVQSLGKMANFLIQDIKKPILVSKRYAEHLRSKQLPADTTQIIDMLLEQLGQVADLVQSTSSYSEGKTILRTINVSLNNTLADYASRVEQNVESRNCKIVTETDKDVTVKLDQKEFFQCYTHIVKNACDAMPDGGIVHVSTKREDKKAKIYFKDSGRGIPEGFKEKIFEPFMTHGKKEGTGLGLSITRKVVEAHNGTIDVESSIGNGATFIITLPIASAI; encoded by the coding sequence ATGGAAAATCAATTATTAATAACTTTAAGCCGGAACAAATTACTTAAAAATGCAGACATTTCTAAGATTGACCTAAGAAATGTTAGAGGTCAATTAATTACAATTGGCGAAGGTGAAATTCTCTACCGCGAAGGTGATATTGCAGAGATAATTTATTTAGTTATAAGCGGTGAGATAAATGTTCTTAAGAAACGTCTGTTAGGAAAAACCAAGTCATACTTATTTTCGGAAAATGATTTCTTCGGCCATGAAGAATTTTTTGAAGAAACATCGCGCACTTCAACAGCGGTTGCCCTTAGAGATTCTTACATAATTTCATTAACACGCGAAGAAGTTGATCTGTTAATACAGCAAGACGACGAAATTTTAATAAACCTTAGAGAACCGGTTGCCGAAATTGATGAAGAAGAAATATCGGCTAGGACTGGAAACATTCAAACCAGGCAAGTTCAGGAAATAGAAGAACCAACGTGGGCACCGCCGCTTAAAGATAATTTTATCCCTATCAAAGAATCAAAACATTTTGAAGAACAATCAGCCGAAGAAATTTCTCATTTAAGCATAGATCATCTTAACACCCCCAGTGATGAAAATATAAACTCAATAGTAAAAGATGAAATACCGGAAGAAGATTCCGCGCCGAAGACTCTATTCTTTGATGAAAGCTCATCTTTGAACGAAGACGGAATTCCAAAAGCTGAATTTGAATTACCCGATCTTCCATTGAAACCCGAAGAAACAAAAAAATCCGACGATGGTTTGAACGATGCATTATTCCGCATTCTTAGCGGCACTCATGAAACTTTCTATGAACCTGAGAAGAAAAAAGATCAACCACAGATCGAAGAAACCGATGAAGCATTTCTATCATCTCTAGGAGTTAATGAAGAACCTGAAACAAAAAAGAAAACTTTTGATGAAGAAATTATTCCATCAAAAGATTTATCCGCTCATAAAAGAGAATCAGCAGAAAAAGTGAATTTTACTAATGGCAATTTAGATTTTTTTCCAGAAGTAATTGATAAAGAAACAATGAAAGATACTTCCGAAGCTGAAAAAATTACTGAAACAAGCTCAGAACCCGTTCATCAAAAAACTAAACAATTAGTAAACAAAAATTCAGAAGTTCAAATTGAACAAGTTATGAATACCGATGAACTTCAAATGATTATCAAAGCAGCAGAGTTGGTTAACTCAAATATCCGTGTGGATGAAGTATTAAAAAACATAATTGATGTTGCAACAGATCTAACAGGAGCGGACCGCGGAACACTTTATTTGGTTGATAAAGAAAAGAATGAACTCTGGTCTTTGATTACGATGGGCGATGAGATGCGCGAGATCCGCCTAAAGATAGGAGATGGACTTGCCGGATTTGTTGCTAAGAGCGGAGAGACAGTTAATATAAAAGATGTTCAAAAAGACTTTCGGTTTAGAGGTGACATAGATCGTGCAAGCGGTTACACAACAAGAAACATGATTTGCTTTCCAATTAAGAATAATAAAAGCCAGATCATTGGAGTTCTTCAATTGCTCAACAGTTCTAAAGGCGAATTCAATAAACGCGACGAAGAATTTTTAGCGGCGCTTTCAATTCATTCCGCAATTGCTCTTCAGAATGCAGAACTTGTTGAAAAATTATTACAGACAGAAAGAGTTCAATCACTTGGTAAAATGGCAAACTTTTTAATTCAAGATATTAAAAAACCTATTCTTGTTAGTAAAAGATATGCAGAACATTTACGCAGTAAACAACTACCGGCAGATACAACGCAAATAATTGATATGCTGCTTGAACAACTTGGACAAGTTGCCGACTTAGTTCAATCAACTTCCAGTTATTCGGAAGGTAAGACTATTCTACGTACAATTAACGTAAGCTTGAATAATACTCTTGCAGATTATGCCTCGCGAGTTGAACAAAATGTTGAAAGCCGGAACTGCAAAATTGTAACCGAGACCGACAAAGATGTTACAGTTAAACTTGATCAGAAAGAATTTTTTCAATGTTATACTCACATTGTTAAAAATGCATGTGATGCCATGCCGGATGGCGGTATTGTTCATGTCTCTACTAAACGCGAAGATAAAAAAGCGAAAATATATTTTAAGGATTCAGGACGCGGTATTCCCGAAGGATTCAAAGAAAAAATATTTGAACCGTTTATGACGCATGGGAAAAAAGAAGGAACCGGGCTAGGACTTTCGATCACAAGAAAAGTAGTTGAAGCACATAACGGAACTATTGATGTTGAAAGTTCAATAGGGAACGGCGCTACATTTATTATAACTTTACCAATAGCATCTGCAATCTAA
- the miaA gene encoding tRNA (adenosine(37)-N6)-dimethylallyltransferase MiaA, with product MNYNLITILGPTAVGKTHLAAQLANRFNGEIISADSRQVYIGMDIGTGKDISDYNIDGIIIPHHLIDVIEPKEEFNLFLFNKFFYESFSDVTSRGKIPFLVGGTGLYLHSILNGYELNKIDFDEARYKEFDEYEIADLRERLKKVNPSLHNTTDLLVKERLIRAIMIAEKENDKELLNKSNINSFTIGIRLDREEIKKRITVRLKHRLQNGMIEEVKKLIDDGISFERLDLFGLEYKFIGKYLSGELNYNDMHQKLNSAIHSFAKRQMTWFRKMEREGTIIHWIEGPSYGEAEQIISQYFS from the coding sequence ATGAATTACAATCTGATAACTATTCTTGGTCCCACAGCAGTTGGTAAAACTCACCTTGCCGCACAATTAGCAAATCGTTTTAATGGAGAAATTATTTCCGCCGATTCTAGACAAGTTTATATAGGGATGGATATTGGTACCGGAAAAGATATTAGTGATTATAATATTGATGGAATAATTATCCCGCATCATTTGATTGATGTGATAGAGCCGAAAGAAGAATTCAATCTTTTCCTTTTTAATAAATTTTTTTATGAATCATTTAGCGATGTAACCTCCCGCGGAAAGATTCCTTTTCTTGTCGGAGGCACCGGATTGTACTTACATTCTATCTTAAACGGATACGAATTAAACAAAATTGATTTTGATGAAGCGCGTTATAAAGAATTTGATGAATATGAAATAGCAGATTTAAGAGAAAGATTGAAAAAGGTTAATCCGTCATTGCACAACACAACAGACCTTCTTGTTAAAGAAAGGCTAATACGGGCAATTATGATTGCCGAAAAAGAGAATGATAAAGAGTTGTTAAATAAATCTAACATTAATTCTTTTACGATCGGGATTCGGCTTGATAGGGAAGAAATCAAGAAAAGAATAACTGTGCGTCTTAAACATCGTTTGCAGAATGGAATGATCGAAGAAGTTAAAAAATTAATTGATGATGGAATTTCTTTTGAACGGCTTGACTTATTCGGACTTGAATATAAATTCATCGGAAAATATTTGAGCGGTGAATTGAATTATAATGATATGCATCAAAAATTGAATAGCGCGATCCACAGTTTTGCTAAGCGGCAAATGACATGGTTTAGAAAAATGGAGCGCGAGGGAACAATTATTCATTGGATTGAAGGACCTAGTTACGGAGAAGCAGAGCAGATCATTTCTCAATATTTTTCGTAA
- a CDS encoding glycosyltransferase codes for MSNSITTHQQPITVSKYLDKYGLKNWSLELPAEKKFNNIIVIPAIQESENIKRLLASLLDNDKKYLEMNLFVFVINNLKYSNEEVKIDNRKSIEHIRKISLKKNNPGINIGLVNASSSGLELPEKDGGVGLARKIGMDLALTQFNYSNSGKNILICLDADCTVSNNYLESIIQTFKQPNIHAAYVQYEHMLPENESEQLAIICYEIFLRYYVLGLQYANSPFAFPTIGSTMICDYESYIKVGGMNKKKAAEDFYFMEKLAKITKIKKISTAKVYPSSRGSWRVPFGTGQRVNRFFAGTHKEYLLYDPKSFDVLKSWLKIYNSKEIFDAEHYLKSTAAIHKSLYDFLVQNSFEDSWNKILKNSKSDEQKQKQKQIWFDGFRTLKLIHYLRDNGFPLVNMFEALDELLRIENSELRIMRKKIISPVEEQIEYLSLLRKLA; via the coding sequence ATGAGCAATTCAATCACAACCCATCAACAACCAATTACCGTTTCTAAATATTTGGATAAATATGGATTGAAGAACTGGTCACTCGAATTACCAGCCGAGAAGAAATTTAATAACATAATTGTCATTCCGGCAATTCAAGAAAGTGAAAACATTAAACGGTTATTGGCTTCATTATTAGACAACGATAAAAAATATTTAGAAATGAATCTGTTTGTTTTTGTTATTAATAATCTGAAATATTCCAACGAAGAAGTAAAAATAGATAACCGGAAGAGCATAGAACATATAAGAAAAATTAGTTTAAAAAAAAATAATCCCGGAATAAATATTGGCCTGGTAAATGCATCAAGCAGCGGATTAGAGCTGCCCGAAAAAGACGGCGGTGTTGGTTTGGCAAGAAAAATAGGAATGGACCTTGCACTCACACAATTTAATTATTCGAATTCCGGTAAAAATATTTTGATCTGTCTTGATGCAGACTGCACAGTTTCAAATAATTATCTTGAATCAATCATTCAAACATTCAAGCAACCGAACATCCACGCTGCCTATGTTCAGTATGAGCACATGCTTCCGGAAAACGAGAGCGAACAACTTGCTATAATCTGCTACGAAATTTTTCTCCGCTATTATGTTCTAGGTTTACAATATGCGAATTCACCATTTGCTTTTCCAACGATCGGTTCGACAATGATCTGCGATTATGAAAGTTATATAAAGGTTGGTGGAATGAATAAAAAGAAAGCTGCAGAAGATTTTTATTTTATGGAAAAACTAGCTAAGATCACAAAGATCAAAAAGATTAGTACTGCAAAAGTTTATCCATCAAGCCGCGGTTCATGGCGCGTACCGTTTGGAACCGGACAAAGAGTAAATAGATTTTTTGCTGGCACTCATAAAGAATATCTTTTATATGATCCAAAGTCGTTCGATGTTTTGAAGTCATGGTTGAAAATTTACAACTCAAAAGAAATTTTTGATGCTGAACATTATTTGAAATCTACTGCAGCAATTCATAAGTCGCTTTATGATTTTCTTGTACAAAATTCTTTCGAAGATAGTTGGAATAAGATTCTAAAGAATTCCAAATCCGATGAACAAAAACAAAAACAGAAACAAATTTGGTTCGATGGATTCCGCACATTGAAATTAATTCACTATCTCAGAGACAACGGATTTCCATTGGTAAATATGTTTGAAGCACTGGATGAGTTATTGAGAATTGAGAATAGCGAATTGAGAATTATGAGAAAAAAAATAATTTCGCCAGTTGAAGAACAAATCGAATACCTTTCTCTGTTAAGAAAACTTGCTTAA
- the prfA gene encoding peptide chain release factor 1, whose amino-acid sequence MEIYEKLKSIKEKYDKINEDLSDPRNLSDQSKLISLSRERSSLIDLVETFNEYDSLVKNINGNQEIIESNDDKELTEMAQGELSDLRMKRDAMEERIKFLLVPKDPDDDKDVIMEIRAGTGGDEAGLFAADLYRMYSRYAEVRGWKKEIIDSSDTGIGGIKEIIFSLTGSSVFADLKFESGVHRVQRVPATEANGRVHTSAASVVVLPEVEDVEVNVDPNDIRIDVFRSGGAGGQNVNKVETAIRITHIPTGLVVQCQDERSQLKNRQKAMKVLKARLYDKKLSEQNSEIAAARKLIVKRGDRSDKIRTYNFPQNRVTDHRIGLTLYNLSEIIEGDLHELVEKLKLADRAEKLQAS is encoded by the coding sequence ATGGAAATCTACGAAAAACTTAAATCTATAAAAGAGAAGTATGATAAGATTAATGAGGATTTATCCGATCCGCGCAATCTATCCGATCAATCTAAACTTATTTCACTCAGCAGAGAGAGAAGCAGTCTTATAGATCTCGTTGAAACTTTCAACGAATACGACAGCCTGGTTAAAAATATAAATGGTAATCAAGAAATTATTGAGAGCAATGATGATAAAGAGCTTACGGAAATGGCACAGGGTGAACTTAGTGATCTAAGAATGAAACGCGATGCGATGGAAGAGAGAATAAAATTTCTTCTTGTGCCGAAGGACCCCGACGATGATAAAGATGTAATTATGGAAATACGCGCCGGGACAGGCGGAGATGAAGCCGGATTGTTTGCCGCCGATCTGTATAGAATGTATTCCCGTTACGCCGAAGTCCGCGGATGGAAAAAAGAGATCATTGATTCGAGCGATACAGGCATCGGCGGAATTAAAGAAATAATTTTTAGTTTAACCGGTTCAAGTGTTTTTGCAGACTTGAAGTTTGAGAGCGGTGTTCACCGTGTCCAGCGTGTTCCGGCAACCGAAGCAAACGGAAGAGTCCATACATCTGCCGCTTCTGTGGTTGTACTTCCCGAAGTTGAAGATGTTGAAGTGAATGTTGATCCTAATGATATTAGAATTGATGTTTTTAGAAGTGGCGGTGCCGGTGGACAGAACGTTAATAAAGTTGAAACCGCAATTCGCATAACACATATTCCAACCGGACTTGTTGTTCAATGCCAGGATGAGCGTTCGCAATTGAAGAACCGCCAGAAAGCAATGAAAGTTTTGAAAGCAAGATTATACGATAAGAAATTATCAGAACAGAATAGCGAAATTGCTGCTGCACGCAAGTTGATTGTAAAGCGCGGAGACAGAAGCGATAAAATTAGAACTTACAACTTTCCGCAAAATAGAGTTACCGATCACAGAATTGGACTAACTCTCTACAACCTTTCGGAAATTATTGAAGGCGATCTGCATGAACTTGTAGAAAAATTAAAACTTGCAGATCGTGCTGAGAAACTTCAAGCAAGTTAA
- a CDS encoding N(4)-(beta-N-acetylglucosaminyl)-L-asparaginase: MKITRRDFVKTGAIAGSGLLLNQLSPTNIFSGSKLSNGPIVVSTWSPNLKSNARAMEVLLQGKSSLDAVEEGIKITEADPNDSSVGYGGLPDADGKVTLDASIMDWKGNAGSVAFIENIMHPISVARLVMERTKHVMLAGDGAKKFALQNGFKEENLLTENAKNAWLKWKENQIKKDNHDTIGMLAIDKMNNLSGGVSTSGLAFKLHGRVGDSPIIGAALFADNEIGGAVSTGNGEYVMRTLGSFLIVEKMREGLSPQKACRFAINRLYKSLKDFTDINISYLAISKSGEVGAYSLKGGFTYCFTSPTENKAVTSDYLMK; the protein is encoded by the coding sequence ATGAAGATCACACGCCGTGATTTTGTAAAAACCGGGGCTATAGCAGGAAGCGGCTTGTTGCTAAATCAATTATCTCCAACAAACATTTTCTCCGGTTCAAAATTATCTAATGGTCCAATAGTTGTTTCCACGTGGTCGCCCAATTTGAAATCGAACGCGCGGGCAATGGAAGTATTACTGCAAGGAAAAAGTTCTTTAGATGCTGTTGAAGAAGGAATTAAAATTACCGAAGCCGACCCGAACGATTCTTCGGTTGGATACGGCGGATTACCGGATGCAGACGGCAAAGTAACTTTGGACGCTTCGATCATGGATTGGAAAGGAAATGCAGGCTCGGTAGCTTTTATCGAAAACATAATGCATCCGATTTCTGTTGCACGGCTCGTAATGGAAAGAACTAAACACGTTATGCTAGCAGGCGACGGCGCAAAAAAATTCGCTCTTCAAAACGGGTTCAAAGAAGAAAATCTTTTAACTGAAAATGCAAAGAATGCCTGGTTAAAATGGAAAGAGAACCAAATTAAAAAAGATAATCATGATACGATCGGCATGCTGGCAATAGATAAAATGAATAACCTTAGCGGCGGTGTTTCTACAAGCGGGTTGGCTTTTAAATTACACGGAAGAGTTGGCGATTCGCCAATAATCGGCGCAGCTTTATTTGCTGATAATGAAATTGGTGGAGCTGTTTCGACAGGCAACGGCGAGTATGTTATGAGAACGCTCGGTAGTTTTTTAATCGTTGAAAAAATGCGAGAAGGTTTATCCCCACAGAAAGCTTGCCGGTTTGCTATTAACCGTCTTTATAAATCACTAAAAGATTTTACAGATATCAACATTAGTTATTTGGCAATTTCAAAAAGCGGAGAAGTCGGGGCTTACTCATTAAAGGGCGGGTTTACTTACTGCTTCACATCACCAACAGAAAACAAAGCCGTTACAAGTGATTACTTAATGAAATGA
- a CDS encoding glycosyltransferase family protein, translating to MLDRKENISIVAIVQARFGSTRFRGKIFKNLVDQPMLKHVVNRLSYSKYINKIVVATTTETEDDQVEAYCKLNTIPCYRGSSNDVLSRYFETAKIFRANTIIRITADCPLIDPEIIDRMVETFNKLNELKYFDYLSNTIHRTFPRGLDVEIFSFNALRKAFYHASKEYEREHVTPFIYEHSKLFRIKNYPNPKDYSFHRWTVDTEEDFKLVEEIYKALYHSKKIFLFNDVLKLFDERPDLISINQNIKQKKMGDKHEDHTP from the coding sequence TTGCTAGATAGAAAAGAAAATATTAGCATAGTGGCAATTGTTCAAGCGAGATTTGGTTCAACACGCTTTCGCGGAAAAATATTTAAAAATTTGGTTGACCAACCCATGCTCAAACACGTTGTTAACAGACTTTCTTATTCAAAATATATTAACAAGATTGTTGTTGCTACAACAACTGAAACGGAGGACGATCAAGTTGAAGCATATTGCAAACTGAATACTATCCCTTGTTACCGCGGAAGTTCTAATGATGTTTTATCTCGGTACTTTGAAACCGCAAAAATTTTCCGCGCTAATACTATTATAAGAATTACAGCGGATTGCCCCTTGATTGATCCGGAGATAATTGATCGGATGGTAGAGACGTTTAACAAATTAAATGAACTGAAGTATTTCGATTATCTCAGCAATACAATTCACCGCACATTTCCACGCGGATTAGATGTAGAAATATTTTCTTTCAATGCACTTCGGAAAGCTTTCTATCATGCATCAAAAGAATATGAACGGGAACATGTAACCCCGTTTATTTATGAACATTCAAAATTATTCAGAATTAAAAATTATCCGAATCCAAAAGATTATTCATTTCACAGATGGACCGTTGACACAGAAGAAGATTTTAAATTAGTTGAAGAAATTTATAAAGCATTATATCATTCAAAGAAAATATTTCTTTTCAATGATGTTCTAAAATTATTTGATGAGAGACCAGACCTAATTTCCATAAATCAGAATATCAAACAGAAAAAGATGGGAGATAAACATGAAGATCACACGCCGTGA
- the pseI gene encoding pseudaminic acid synthase, translating into MNFKIGNFNTAEENKVFIVAELSANHNHSYDNAVQSIKAIKDCGADAVKVQTYTADTLTIDSDKDYFKIEQGTIWDGATLYQLYQTAYTPWEWQPKLKQLAEELGLTFFSTPFDKSSVDFLEKMNVPAYKIASFEIVDIPLIEYAASKGKPIIISTGIATEEEIKDAVEACRRVGNDQIALLKCTSEYPAQIEDANLKMIPLLASKFNVVAGLSDHTLSTTVPIAAAAMGARIIEKHFILDKKIGGPDSSFSIEPAEFKKMVDEIRQVEKALGNVSFELSDKIKKSRTFARSLFAVTNIAAGEVFTENNIRSIRPSNGLAPKYLKDILGKKASANIEKGTPLNWDLIAR; encoded by the coding sequence ATGAATTTCAAAATCGGAAATTTTAATACTGCTGAAGAGAACAAAGTATTTATTGTTGCAGAACTCTCTGCCAATCATAATCACAGTTATGATAATGCAGTTCAATCTATAAAAGCAATTAAAGATTGCGGTGCCGATGCCGTTAAAGTTCAAACTTACACAGCAGACACTCTAACAATAGATAGCGACAAAGATTATTTCAAGATCGAACAAGGCACAATTTGGGACGGTGCGACTTTATATCAGCTTTACCAAACTGCATATACACCTTGGGAGTGGCAGCCGAAATTAAAACAACTTGCCGAAGAACTCGGACTAACATTCTTCTCAACACCATTCGATAAAAGCTCCGTGGATTTTCTAGAGAAGATGAATGTGCCCGCATACAAAATCGCATCATTTGAAATTGTAGATATTCCTTTGATCGAATATGCCGCATCGAAAGGAAAACCAATAATTATTTCTACCGGTATTGCAACAGAAGAAGAAATTAAAGACGCAGTTGAAGCGTGTCGCCGTGTGGGCAATGATCAAATCGCTTTGTTAAAATGTACATCAGAATATCCCGCTCAGATTGAAGATGCAAATCTAAAAATGATTCCGCTTCTTGCATCAAAATTTAATGTGGTCGCGGGTTTATCAGATCACACACTAAGCACAACCGTTCCAATTGCTGCCGCTGCTATGGGTGCAAGAATAATTGAAAAACATTTTATATTAGATAAGAAAATAGGTGGACCGGATTCTTCGTTTTCTATAGAACCTGCTGAATTCAAAAAAATGGTTGATGAAATAAGGCAAGTAGAAAAAGCTTTGGGCAATGTTAGTTTTGAGTTATCGGATAAAATAAAAAAGAGCAGAACATTTGCCCGTTCCCTTTTTGCTGTAACAAATATTGCCGCCGGTGAAGTGTTTACGGAAAATAATATCCGATCTATCCGTCCCTCTAACGGACTTGCCCCAAAATATTTAAAAGATATTCTTGGCAAAAAAGCTTCTGCAAATATTGAAAAAGGAACGCCATTAAACTGGGATTTAATTGCTAGATAG
- a CDS encoding bifunctional UDP-2,4-diacetamido-2,4,6-trideoxy-beta-L-altropyranose hydrolase/GNAT family N-acetyltransferase, with protein sequence MKISIITEGFSKTGYGHITRCLSLYQAFEKKYILPTLYINGDDNVRSLLPNTNYKIIDWAAHPTKLIGEIKNSDIVIIDSYLVGKDFYENISKHAKVSLFIDDNIRIDYSDGIILNGTINAETFPYKKKPGKEFLLGTKYIPLRKEFWNAVNRKFNKELSSILITFGATDSQNLTCSVLKSLHENFPAIKKKVVVGSGFINKDEIEKLRDINTELFYSPSALLMRELMLFSDIAITAAGQTLYELAATGTPSIAIAVAENQKNNILEWKRKGFLLNTIYHNDVNFIRRIIEQFQTLQSISVRKKLSGIGVNNVDGQGSIRVVNYLIDKVCNSYGFYLRSAAEVDSQKVFDLSNDPAVRSQSITSDTIELGDHKKWFSEKIKKEDYIFLLAFDKKNNFMGQVRFDIKKVDAVVSISIVNEFRGKGFSKNILKEACTKIFSEKDISTITAYILPDNIASINGFKSAGFIKSDESIINEKRFLKFILNKK encoded by the coding sequence ATGAAGATCTCCATTATTACCGAAGGATTTTCAAAAACCGGATATGGACACATCACCAGGTGTCTTTCACTCTATCAAGCTTTTGAAAAGAAATATATTCTTCCTACACTTTATATCAATGGCGATGATAATGTAAGATCGCTCCTCCCGAATACAAATTATAAGATTATAGACTGGGCTGCACATCCGACAAAATTAATCGGTGAAATAAAGAACAGTGATATTGTTATTATAGATTCTTATCTGGTAGGAAAAGATTTTTACGAAAATATTTCAAAGCATGCTAAAGTATCACTGTTTATAGATGACAATATCCGTATAGATTACTCGGACGGAATTATTTTGAATGGAACTATAAACGCGGAAACTTTTCCATATAAGAAAAAACCCGGCAAGGAATTCTTGCTGGGTACAAAATATATTCCTCTCAGAAAAGAATTTTGGAATGCAGTAAACAGAAAATTCAATAAGGAACTCTCTTCTATACTAATAACATTTGGTGCAACAGACAGCCAGAATCTAACATGTTCAGTATTAAAATCGCTGCATGAAAACTTTCCAGCCATAAAAAAGAAAGTTGTAGTCGGAAGCGGCTTTATAAACAAAGATGAAATTGAAAAACTTCGTGATATCAATACAGAATTATTTTATTCACCCTCGGCTTTGCTTATGCGAGAGCTGATGCTGTTTTCCGATATTGCTATTACTGCGGCAGGACAAACGCTTTACGAACTTGCTGCCACTGGTACGCCTTCAATTGCAATTGCTGTAGCAGAAAATCAAAAAAACAATATTCTTGAATGGAAAAGAAAAGGATTTTTATTAAATACGATTTATCATAACGACGTAAACTTTATAAGAAGAATTATTGAACAATTTCAAACTTTACAATCAATTTCCGTCCGCAAAAAATTAAGCGGTATTGGTGTGAATAATGTTGATGGTCAAGGTTCGATTCGTGTGGTCAATTATCTTATAGACAAAGTTTGTAATTCATATGGATTCTATTTACGAAGCGCGGCTGAAGTTGATTCGCAAAAAGTATTCGATTTATCCAATGATCCCGCTGTTAGGAGTCAATCTATTACCTCTGATACTATTGAGTTGGGTGATCATAAAAAATGGTTTTCCGAGAAAATAAAGAAAGAAGATTATATATTTCTGTTAGCTTTTGATAAGAAAAACAATTTTATGGGACAAGTACGGTTTGATATTAAAAAAGTTGATGCGGTAGTAAGCATCAGCATTGTAAATGAATTTAGAGGAAAGGGTTTTTCGAAAAATATTTTGAAAGAAGCGTGCACTAAAATATTTTCCGAGAAGGACATTTCAACTATTACTGCTTATATCCTCCCGGATAATATTGCTTCAATTAATGGATTTAAATCTGCCGGTTTTATAAAGAGTGATGAATCTATAATTAATGAAAAACGATTTTTAAAATTTATTCTAAACAAAAAATGA